In one window of Anser cygnoides isolate HZ-2024a breed goose chromosome 3, Taihu_goose_T2T_genome, whole genome shotgun sequence DNA:
- the SERAC1 gene encoding protein SERAC1 has product MSVAAYCIFCCRQIRTSGPPTQKTLPWNDIRKVAKVTGSLVLGGFVFITYEVLSLKKLLQIDTQAIHQEKLKSHVYIRTSSLNPSEYQGITYHARKEIHKAVRKILETEAKLFWRPYNEHFSTFDGEDHECALWLLLKRTQSENKEVRLQAVQDLAKNAHWHDYQYGTVAQACDQRTAIGLARSKDVDLRFFLPPPSLPKMKNDYLIEDQLRLLLVSLPQTGLDPCVQYFTSLALRESSQTLAAQRGGLWCFGGNGLPYCETLSKIPSETVELFCLQALVQHSKVSSHCDKIEAQGGLQLLQRIYQLRKDSAKIQRNIIRIIGNMALDERLHSSIVRAGWVSVLAEVMKSPHVIQSSHASRALANLDRDTVQEKYPDGVYILHPQYRSSQPIRADILFVHGLLGAAFKTWRQQDVDQPLDKKSSEVEEEYSQCWPKTWLASDCPTLRIISVEYDTRLSDWKAKCPVEPHRKSIAYRSNELLEKLRAAGIGDRPLVWVSHSMGGLLVKKMLVDASKNPEMDKIVNNTRGIIFYSVPHHGSQLAEYSINARYLLFPSVEVKELSKDSPALKELNDDFLSFAKDKEFPVLSFAETLPTHIGSMIKLHVVPLESARLGIGDLIPVDVNHLNVCKPKNKNAFLYQRTLKFIQDVLATDLGD; this is encoded by the exons atgtCAGTGGCTGCTTACTGTATATTTTGCTGTAGGCAGATAAGAACCTCTGGTCCACCCACCCAAAAAACCTTACCGTGGAATGATATAA gaaaagttGCAAAGGTAACTGGATCACTTGTACTAGG agGTTTTGTATTCATTACATATGAAGTTCTGTCCTTAAAGAAATTACTCCAAATCGATACTCAAGCTATACATCAAGAAAAACTTAAGTCCCATGTATATATACGAACATCTTCTCTAAATCCAAGTGAATATCAAG GGATCACATACCATGCCAGAAAAGAAATCCATAAAGCAGTGAGGAAAATTCTAGAAACAGAAGCTAAACTTTTCTGGAGGCCTTATAATG AACACTTCAGTACGTTTGATGGAGAAGATCATGAATGTGCCTTATGGCTCCTCTTGAAAAGGACTcagtcagaaaacaaagaggtgCGACTGCAGGCTGTACAGGATCTGGCAAAGAACGCTCACTGGCATG ATTATCAATATGGTACAGTTGCTCAAGCCTGCGATCAGAGGACTGCTATAGGTTTGGCTCGATCCAAAGATGTCGACCTTCGCTTTTTCCTGCCTCCACCATCACTGCCAAAAATGAAGAAT gATTATCTCATAGAAGATCAGCTTCGCTTGTTATTAGTGTCTTTACCTCAGACTGGTCTTGATCCATGTGTCCAGTACTTCACATCTCTTGCTTTACGTGAAAGTAGTCAGACTCTTGCTGCACAAAGG GGAGGCTTAtggtgttttgggggaaatggaCTTCCATATTGTGAGACATTGAGTAAAATTCCTTCAGAGACAGTAGAACTCTTCTGCTTGCAAGCTTTAGTGCAACATTCTAAG GTTTCTTCTCACTGTGATAAAATTGAAGCTCAAGGAGGCCTTCAGCTGCTACAGAGGATATACCAGCTACGTAAAGATTCTGCAAAAATACAGAGGAACATAATTCGCATTATTGGAAATATGGCTTTGGATGAACGCCTTCATTCATCCATAGTACGTGCag GTTGGGTTTCTGTGCTTGCTGAAGTAATGAAATCCCCACATGTCATTCAGTCTTCTCATGCATCCAGAGCTTTGGCTAATCTAGACAGGGACACGGTACAAGAGAAGTATCCAGATGGTGTTTACATCTTACATCCACAATATCGTAGCAg TCAGCCCATCAGAGCAGATATCCTTTTTGTTCACGGTCTTTTGGGAGCAGCATTTAAAACCTGGCGACAGCAAGACGTTGACCAGCCTTTGGATAAAAAGTCTTCAGAAGTGGAAGAGGAATACAGCCAGTGCTGGccaaag aCATGGCTGGCTTCAGACTGTCCCACCCTTAGAATCATATCTGTGGAATATGACACACGTTTGAGTGACTGGAAAGCAAAATGTCCTGTTGAGCCTCACAG GAAGTCGATTGCTTACAGGAGCAACGAGCTTCTTGAGAagctcagagctgctgggaTTGGAGATAGACCCCTAGTATGGGTGTCACACAGCATGGGTG GTCTTCTAGTCAAAAAGATGCTGGTGGATGCTTCCAAGAATCCAGAAATGGATAAAATTGTAAACAACACAAGAGGAATCATATTTTATAGTGTACCTCACCATGGTTCCCAGCTGGCTGAATATTCTATAAATGCCAGAtatcttctctttccttctgtggAGGTTAAAGAACTCAGCAAGG ATTCTCCTGCCCTTAAAGAGCTGAATGATGACTTCCTGTCTTTCGCCAAAGATAAGGAATTTCCAGTGCTGAGTTTTGCCGAAACCTTACCCACGCACATAGGCAGCATGATAAAACTGCATGTTGTACCGCTAGAATCAGCAA GGTTAGGTATTGGAGACCTTATTCCAGTGGATGTAAATCATCTTAATGTTTGTAAGCCAAAGAATAAGAATGCTTTCCTGTACCAGCGCACGCTGAAGTTCATTCAGGACGTTTTAGCCACAGACCTCGGAGACTGA